One segment of Dolichospermum sp. DET69 DNA contains the following:
- the ruvX gene encoding Holliday junction resolvase RuvX: MISQQQSKSFISALGVDVGSKRIGLAGCDGTGLIATGITTIERKSFVEDVEKIQQIVNERQVQLLVVGLPYSMDGTIGFQARHVQKFAARLAEALKLPLEYMDERLTSYQAEQLIIAENRSPSRNKGLIDRKAAALILQQWLDARRSSLQRSVTFTDE, from the coding sequence GTGATCTCTCAACAGCAATCAAAATCATTTATCTCCGCTTTAGGTGTTGATGTTGGTAGTAAACGCATTGGACTGGCAGGGTGTGATGGTACTGGTTTGATTGCTACGGGTATCACTACGATTGAGCGCAAATCTTTTGTGGAAGATGTGGAGAAAATCCAGCAAATAGTCAATGAGCGACAAGTGCAACTTCTCGTTGTTGGTTTACCTTATTCTATGGACGGTACTATAGGGTTTCAAGCCCGTCATGTCCAAAAATTTGCGGCTAGACTAGCTGAGGCGCTCAAACTTCCTTTGGAATATATGGATGAAAGATTAACTTCTTATCAAGCAGAACAACTGATAATAGCTGAAAATCGCTCCCCGTCCAGGAACAAGGGTTTAATTGATCGTAAGGCTGCTGCATTGATTTTACAACAGTGGTTGGATGCTAGGCGCAGTTCGTTACAGAGATCAGTAACATTTACTGACGAGTGA
- a CDS encoding GNAT family N-acetyltransferase has translation MTSLLPRNLSVVIRPVQHRDLDGIDRLTQESLSHLSPQEAGAAMRQMQWLRHWYGLLKFLSWFPNPLQYRFWGYVAEQGRILLGMIQVSPFNRTRSTWRIDRVMLAGTGDKMGVGSQLLRHCFESILEARTWILEVNINDVDALALYRHNGFQRLAEMTYWEISPQLLAELIQTEPDLPNLLPVSNADAPLLYQLDTAAMPPLVRQVFDRHTHDFKTTLFGAIGDALKQWMTKTEVVSGYVFEPQRKAAIGYFQVQLDRTGTNPHIATLTVHPAYTWLYPELLSQLARIAQDFPQQGLQLASSDYQPEREEYLERIGAKRREHTLIMSRSVWHKLRESKFVSLEGIQWQEMLQGLQPTRKPIPGGMSWMPQPQQVQPERAIPVQSEIVAFSHQNSNIIDTSCPLDSAADPTQEQQ, from the coding sequence ATGACCTCACTACTCCCTCGAAACCTCAGCGTTGTTATCCGGCCAGTCCAACATAGGGATTTGGACGGAATTGACCGCTTAACTCAAGAATCATTGTCCCATCTTTCTCCCCAAGAAGCTGGTGCAGCCATGCGGCAAATGCAATGGCTACGACACTGGTATGGGTTACTCAAATTCTTAAGCTGGTTTCCCAACCCACTACAGTACCGCTTCTGGGGCTATGTTGCCGAACAGGGACGGATACTACTGGGAATGATTCAAGTATCGCCCTTTAACCGGACTCGCAGCACTTGGCGAATTGACCGGGTAATGTTAGCAGGGACTGGCGACAAGATGGGGGTAGGTTCACAACTCCTGCGCCATTGCTTTGAATCAATTTTAGAAGCGCGGACGTGGATATTAGAAGTTAATATCAATGACGTTGATGCCTTAGCACTTTATCGCCACAATGGATTTCAACGGCTGGCAGAAATGACATACTGGGAAATTAGTCCCCAGCTATTAGCGGAATTAATCCAAACTGAGCCAGATTTACCCAATTTATTACCAGTCAGTAATGCTGATGCTCCCTTGCTATATCAACTAGATACAGCAGCAATGCCACCTTTGGTAAGGCAAGTATTTGATCGTCATACCCACGACTTTAAAACTACTTTGTTTGGGGCTATTGGTGACGCGCTCAAGCAGTGGATGACAAAAACAGAAGTTGTGAGTGGTTATGTCTTTGAACCCCAGCGGAAAGCAGCTATTGGTTATTTCCAGGTGCAACTTGATCGCACAGGCACAAATCCCCATATAGCTACACTGACGGTTCATCCGGCTTATACTTGGTTATATCCAGAACTATTGTCTCAATTAGCTCGGATTGCCCAAGATTTTCCCCAACAAGGTTTACAATTAGCCTCTTCAGACTATCAACCAGAAAGAGAAGAATATTTAGAACGCATTGGGGCTAAACGCCGAGAACATACCCTAATCATGTCTCGTTCAGTCTGGCATAAACTGCGAGAATCGAAATTTGTCTCCTTAGAGGGGATTCAGTGGCAAGAAATGTTACAAGGGCTGCAACCAACCCGGAAGCCCATACCTGGGGGGATGTCATGGATGCCGCAACCACAGCAGGTACAGCCAGAAAGAGCTATACCAGTGCAGTCGGAAATTGTAGCTTTTTCTCATCAAAACTCGAATATAATAGATACATCTTGTCCATTAGATTCAGCCGCAGATCCAACCCAGGAGCAACAATAG
- a CDS encoding DUF29 domain-containing protein — MTVPYDELVFQSPYLAVVKAKQLLEEGKMKEVDYILESLSESMGRSEKRAVINRLTRLILHIIKWKCQPEKRSASWVISIRSARAEITASQEEMPSLNRDFLESIWNNCFLAAKQDARDEMGKKPDIIALSWDEVFNETYTLWED, encoded by the coding sequence ATGACAGTACCTTATGATGAACTGGTTTTTCAATCACCATATTTAGCTGTAGTGAAAGCAAAACAACTGCTAGAGGAGGGGAAAATGAAAGAAGTTGATTATATTTTAGAGAGTTTATCCGAGTCTATGGGGCGATCAGAAAAAAGAGCAGTAATTAATCGCCTAACTCGATTGATACTGCATATAATTAAGTGGAAATGTCAACCAGAAAAACGTAGTGCTAGTTGGGTAATTTCTATTCGTTCAGCTAGGGCAGAAATTACTGCCAGTCAAGAAGAAATGCCAAGTCTCAATCGAGATTTTTTGGAATCTATTTGGAATAATTGTTTTCTGGCTGCAAAACAGGATGCTAGAGATGAAATGGGCAAAAAACCAGATATTATTGCTTTAAGTTGGGATGAAGTTTTTAACGAAACTTATACACTTTGGGAGGATTAG
- a CDS encoding M61 family metallopeptidase, translating into MISELSPKIPYLVGMSQPETHLFEVTLHIVNYPSTVLDLKMPVWTPGSYLVREYERHLQDFVAVADSEPLSWHKVSKNHWQVEKGAVSEITINYRVFANELTVRTNHLDATHGYFNGAALFLRIPGWENLPMQITVIPANPKWQVTSSLPLVAETVNTFLAADFDTLVDSPFEIGCHQLYNFEVLGKPHELAVWGKGNFQPQQMIADCQKIIEVESQMFGGLPYDRYVFFLHLLQQGFGGLEHKNSCSLIYQRFGFRTQDKYEPFLQLVAHEFFHLWNVKRIRPQGLEVFDYDQENYTPSLWFCEGTTSYYDLIIPLRAGIYNAKAYLNYLSKEITRYLLTPGRKVQPLSESSFDAWIKLYRPDANSGNSQISYYLKGEMVSLLLDLLIRVNHQNQRSLDDVMRQMWKQFGKAEIGYTPEQLEGVIESVAGMDLGDFFKRYLHGLEDLPFNQYLQPFGLQLVEGNNEEPYLGVRINTENGREIIKFVEAGSPAQKAGIDAGNELLAIDGIKVGNQLNERLKDYQVNDSIQVTVFHQDELRTYSVNLAAPIAGKYQLKAMENPSSTEMENFAGWLGVPLTAIE; encoded by the coding sequence ATGATTTCAGAACTCTCTCCCAAAATTCCTTATTTAGTGGGAATGTCTCAACCAGAAACCCATCTGTTTGAGGTGACTTTACACATTGTCAACTATCCATCAACAGTTCTCGATTTGAAAATGCCAGTGTGGACTCCTGGTTCATATTTAGTGCGGGAATATGAGAGACATTTACAAGATTTTGTGGCTGTTGCTGACAGTGAACCTTTATCTTGGCATAAAGTTAGTAAAAATCATTGGCAGGTAGAAAAGGGTGCTGTTTCAGAAATAACTATTAATTACCGTGTATTTGCCAATGAACTAACAGTTCGGACTAATCATTTAGATGCTACTCACGGTTATTTTAACGGTGCAGCGTTGTTTTTGAGAATTCCTGGGTGGGAAAATTTACCCATGCAAATAACAGTAATTCCAGCCAACCCTAAATGGCAAGTAACTTCTAGTTTACCACTGGTTGCAGAAACAGTAAATACTTTTTTAGCAGCAGATTTTGATACTTTAGTTGATAGTCCTTTTGAAATTGGTTGTCATCAATTATATAATTTTGAAGTTTTGGGTAAACCCCATGAATTAGCAGTTTGGGGAAAAGGAAATTTTCAACCACAACAAATGATTGCTGATTGCCAAAAAATTATTGAGGTAGAATCACAAATGTTTGGTGGTTTACCTTATGATAGATATGTGTTTTTTCTGCATTTACTTCAGCAAGGTTTTGGTGGTTTAGAACATAAAAATTCTTGTTCTTTAATTTATCAAAGATTTGGATTTCGGACTCAGGATAAATATGAACCGTTTTTACAATTAGTTGCCCATGAATTCTTTCATTTATGGAATGTTAAAAGAATTCGTCCCCAAGGGTTAGAGGTTTTTGATTATGATCAGGAAAACTATACGCCATCTTTATGGTTTTGTGAAGGAACAACCAGTTATTATGATTTAATAATTCCTTTACGAGCAGGTATTTATAATGCTAAGGCATATTTAAACTATTTGAGTAAGGAGATTACTAGATATTTGCTAACTCCCGGACGAAAGGTACAACCTTTATCAGAGTCCAGTTTTGATGCTTGGATTAAACTTTATCGGCCAGATGCTAATAGTGGTAATTCACAAATTTCCTATTATTTAAAAGGGGAAATGGTGTCACTTTTATTAGATTTATTAATCCGCGTTAATCATCAAAATCAGCGTTCTTTAGATGATGTAATGCGGCAAATGTGGAAGCAGTTTGGAAAAGCAGAAATTGGTTATACTCCAGAACAGTTGGAGGGTGTAATTGAGTCTGTAGCGGGTATGGATTTAGGAGATTTCTTTAAACGCTATCTTCATGGTTTGGAAGATTTACCATTTAATCAGTATTTACAACCTTTTGGTTTGCAATTAGTTGAAGGAAACAATGAAGAACCTTATTTAGGTGTGCGGATAAATACTGAAAATGGGCGAGAGATAATTAAATTTGTCGAAGCGGGTTCACCTGCACAAAAGGCGGGTATTGATGCAGGAAATGAGTTATTAGCTATTGATGGCATTAAGGTAGGAAATCAGTTAAATGAGCGCTTAAAGGATTATCAAGTAAATGATTCTATCCAAGTTACTGTTTTTCATCAAGATGAATTGCGGACTTATTCTGTGAATCTAGCTGCACCAATTGCTGGTAAGTATCAACTCAAAGCTATGGAAAATCCTTCTTCTACAGAAATGGAGAACTTTGCAGGTTGGTTAGGTGTACCTTTGACAGCTATTGAGTAA
- a CDS encoding 2-phosphosulfolactate phosphatase family protein → MKIFVYHTPELTPTDTVPECAIAVDVLRATSTMSTVLAAGGEAVQVFSDLDQLMTVSEQWPPEKRLRAGERGGAKVAGFDLGNSPLDCTAELVAGKRLFISTTNGTRALQRIQNAPIVLAAALINRAAVVKFLLEKQPETVWIVGSGWEGSYSLEDTVCAGAIAHSIWQQTNCSLEEISGNDEAIGAIALYSQWQNDLLGLLHQASHGQRLLRLKCLEDLKYCSQTDTLDILPIQKELGVLKSH, encoded by the coding sequence GTGAAGATATTTGTATATCACACTCCCGAATTAACCCCAACTGATACAGTTCCAGAATGTGCGATCGCCGTTGATGTTCTACGAGCAACTAGTACAATGTCCACAGTTTTAGCTGCTGGAGGTGAAGCTGTGCAAGTTTTCAGCGATTTAGATCAACTGATGACAGTCAGTGAACAATGGCCTCCAGAAAAACGACTCAGGGCTGGAGAACGGGGTGGCGCTAAAGTAGCTGGTTTCGACTTAGGTAACTCACCCTTAGATTGCACAGCAGAATTAGTTGCAGGAAAACGGTTATTTATTAGTACCACCAATGGTACACGGGCTTTACAACGGATACAAAATGCCCCCATTGTCCTCGCAGCAGCTTTGATTAATCGGGCAGCAGTAGTTAAATTTCTATTAGAAAAACAACCGGAAACCGTCTGGATTGTTGGTTCTGGCTGGGAAGGTAGTTATTCTTTAGAGGATACAGTGTGTGCTGGAGCGATCGCTCATAGTATTTGGCAACAAACTAATTGTTCCCTAGAAGAAATTAGTGGTAATGATGAGGCGATTGGTGCGATCGCTCTTTATTCCCAATGGCAAAATGACTTATTAGGACTACTTCATCAAGCTAGTCATGGTCAACGATTATTACGTTTAAAATGTTTAGAAGATCTGAAATATTGTTCCCAAACTGATACTTTAGACATTTTACCAATTCAGAAAGAACTAGGAGTATTAAAAAGTCATTAA
- a CDS encoding DUF423 domain-containing protein produces MTQFFLTIAAIFGGLSVAGGAFGAHALREKISERSLEIFDTGARYQMYHALALLVVAMLMSRLETPSTTLVVSGWLFIIGVMIFSGSLYALSLTGIKSLGAVAPLGGLALMLGWGALAVAAATTKF; encoded by the coding sequence ATGACACAGTTTTTCTTAACTATAGCCGCCATTTTTGGCGGTTTATCTGTCGCTGGTGGTGCTTTTGGCGCTCATGCTTTGCGGGAAAAAATTAGCGAGCGCTCTCTAGAAATATTTGATACTGGCGCTCGTTATCAAATGTATCATGCTCTAGCACTTTTAGTAGTTGCCATGCTCATGAGTCGTTTAGAAACTCCATCGACTACGCTGGTAGTTAGTGGTTGGTTATTTATTATTGGTGTGATGATTTTTTCCGGTAGCTTGTATGCTCTGAGCCTAACAGGGATCAAATCCTTGGGAGCAGTTGCACCATTGGGAGGATTGGCATTAATGCTGGGTTGGGGTGCTTTGGCTGTGGCTGCGGCAACTACCAAGTTTTAA
- a CDS encoding MBL fold metallo-hydrolase: protein MSRIENQFNVQFWGVRGSIPSPGLDTVRYGGNTPCVSMQVGGKRLIFDAGTGLHVLGKSLLSQMPVEGHLFFTHSHWDHIQGFPFFTPAFINGNKFDIYGAIAPDGSTIEQRLNDQMLHPNFPVPLQIMQSNLTFHNVQPGQPIYIDDIIVETAPLNHPGEAVGYRVNWQGGAAVYITDTEHYADHLDENVLWLARNADVLIYDSTYSDEEYSNPKSSKIGWGHSTWQEAIKIAKAANVKTLAIYHHDPAHNDDYLDRVGDNAYASFPGAIMAKEGLVIPVTTINGGSESFPDSK from the coding sequence ATGTCTAGGATAGAGAACCAATTTAATGTGCAATTTTGGGGCGTTAGGGGCAGTATCCCCAGTCCGGGGTTAGATACTGTCCGCTACGGAGGTAATACTCCTTGTGTCTCCATGCAAGTAGGCGGTAAAAGACTAATTTTTGATGCTGGTACAGGATTACACGTTTTAGGAAAATCCCTATTGTCACAAATGCCAGTAGAGGGTCATTTATTCTTTACCCATTCCCACTGGGATCATATTCAAGGATTTCCCTTTTTTACCCCAGCCTTTATCAATGGTAATAAATTTGACATTTATGGAGCGATCGCCCCAGACGGTTCAACCATAGAACAGCGGTTAAATGACCAAATGCTGCATCCTAACTTCCCTGTACCTTTACAGATTATGCAGTCCAACTTGACTTTTCACAATGTACAACCAGGACAGCCGATCTATATTGATGACATCATCGTCGAAACGGCTCCTTTAAATCATCCCGGTGAAGCAGTAGGATATCGAGTTAATTGGCAAGGTGGTGCTGCTGTCTATATCACTGATACAGAACATTATGCTGATCATTTAGATGAAAATGTATTGTGGTTAGCTCGCAATGCTGACGTACTAATTTATGATTCTACATATTCTGATGAAGAATACAGCAACCCCAAATCATCGAAAATTGGTTGGGGACATTCCACATGGCAAGAAGCTATAAAAATTGCTAAAGCTGCCAATGTGAAAACCTTAGCAATTTACCATCATGATCCAGCCCACAATGATGATTATTTAGATCGTGTGGGTGACAATGCCTATGCGAGTTTTCCCGGGGCAATTATGGCTAAGGAAGGATTAGTTATCCCAGTGACGACAATTAATGGTGGATCAGAATCTTTTCCAGATAGTAAGTAA
- the surE gene encoding 5'/3'-nucleotidase SurE, which produces MKLLISNDDGISAPGIRALANTLAAAGHEVTVVCPDRERSATGHGLTLLQPIRAEIVESIFHPDIKAWACDGTPSDCVKLALWALLDSPPDLVLSGINQGANLGTEILYSGTVSAAMEGLIEGIPSIAFSLTSHTHKDFQPAAKFAQVLVAKIAAQPLPESMLLNVNIPPLSEEEIAGVSFTRQGVRRYVDVFNKRTDPRGKTYYWLTGEVIEDVEPPMELNLPNHIPLDVHAIQKKYISITPLQYNLTYGHGLNQLSTWELKFP; this is translated from the coding sequence ATGAAATTACTAATTAGTAACGATGATGGAATTTCTGCTCCGGGTATTCGTGCCTTAGCTAACACCCTAGCCGCAGCGGGTCATGAAGTAACAGTAGTTTGTCCAGATCGAGAGAGATCGGCAACTGGACATGGATTAACCTTACTGCAACCTATTCGCGCTGAAATAGTCGAATCTATTTTTCATCCTGATATTAAAGCTTGGGCTTGTGATGGTACGCCTTCAGATTGTGTAAAATTAGCATTATGGGCTTTATTAGATTCTCCACCGGATTTAGTGCTATCTGGCATTAACCAAGGCGCAAATTTGGGAACAGAAATCCTTTATTCTGGAACTGTTTCGGCCGCAATGGAGGGTTTGATCGAAGGTATTCCCAGTATTGCTTTTAGTTTAACCAGTCATACTCACAAGGACTTTCAACCAGCAGCTAAATTTGCCCAAGTCCTAGTTGCTAAAATTGCCGCCCAACCGCTGCCAGAGTCAATGTTACTTAACGTCAATATTCCTCCCCTATCTGAGGAAGAAATTGCTGGTGTCAGTTTCACCAGACAAGGAGTGAGACGCTACGTGGATGTTTTTAATAAGCGAACTGATCCCAGAGGTAAAACTTATTACTGGTTAACTGGAGAGGTCATCGAGGATGTAGAACCACCAATGGAGTTAAATTTACCAAATCATATTCCCCTTGATGTTCATGCTATTCAGAAGAAATATATCAGTATTACTCCGTTGCAATATAATCTGACTTATGGTCATGGACTTAATCAGCTATCTACATGGGAATTGAAATTCCCGTAG
- the pheS gene encoding phenylalanine--tRNA ligase subunit alpha, translating into MTNNLEDQLLALRQEGETAIASADTLERLEELRVNYLGKKGQLGALLRSMGQMSAEERPKIGAIANTVKEAIQNSLDQQRTTLESAQIQAQLEAETIDVTMPGIYRPQGRIHPLNGIIDQTLDIFVGMGYTVAQGTEMETDYYNFEALNTPPDHPARDMQDTFYLPDGNLLRTHTSSVQIRYMEKEEPPIRVVAPGRVYRRDDVDATHSAVFHQIELLAIDEGLTFTDLKGTVKVFLQSIFGDLPIRFRASYFPFTEPSAEVDLQWKGRWLEVMGCGMVDPNVLKSVGYDPEVYSGFAAGFGVERFAMVLHQIDDIRRLYNSDLRFLQQF; encoded by the coding sequence ATGACTAACAATTTAGAGGATCAACTTTTAGCATTACGCCAAGAAGGAGAAACAGCGATCGCATCTGCTGATACCTTGGAACGCCTAGAAGAACTACGAGTTAACTATTTAGGTAAAAAAGGGCAATTGGGGGCGCTATTGCGAAGTATGGGGCAAATGAGTGCAGAGGAACGGCCTAAGATTGGGGCGATCGCTAACACTGTCAAAGAAGCCATCCAAAACAGCCTTGACCAGCAACGGACAACCTTGGAGTCTGCTCAAATTCAGGCACAGCTAGAGGCGGAAACAATAGATGTCACTATGCCCGGTATTTACCGTCCCCAAGGTCGGATTCATCCTCTCAATGGCATTATTGACCAAACCTTAGATATCTTTGTCGGTATGGGTTACACCGTTGCCCAAGGTACAGAAATGGAAACAGATTACTACAATTTCGAGGCTCTTAACACTCCTCCAGATCATCCAGCCCGTGATATGCAGGATACCTTCTATTTACCAGATGGTAACTTACTGCGGACTCATACTTCCTCGGTGCAAATTCGCTATATGGAAAAGGAAGAACCACCTATTCGAGTTGTTGCCCCAGGTCGAGTATATCGCAGAGATGATGTAGACGCGACGCACTCCGCAGTTTTCCATCAAATTGAACTTTTAGCAATAGATGAAGGACTAACTTTTACAGACTTAAAAGGAACTGTGAAAGTATTTTTACAATCAATATTTGGCGATTTACCAATTCGCTTTCGTGCCAGTTATTTTCCCTTTACCGAACCTTCAGCCGAAGTAGATTTACAGTGGAAAGGGCGGTGGTTAGAAGTCATGGGTTGCGGTATGGTTGACCCGAATGTTTTGAAATCTGTGGGTTATGATCCAGAAGTTTATAGCGGTTTTGCTGCTGGTTTTGGTGTAGAACGGTTTGCAATGGTATTACATCAAATTGATGATATTCGTCGTTTGTATAATAGTGATTTACGCTTTTTACAACAGTTTTAA
- a CDS encoding Uma2 family endonuclease — MTIAIKRQITLEDFVKLPETKPASEFINGEILQKPMPQGEHSLIQTTFIEVVNGLTRSQKIAIAFSELRCTFGGSTIVPDIAVFRWERIPKTESGRIANRFEIHPDWVIEILSPEQQQKKVLTKLLHCSRNGTELGWLLNPEEESVLTVFPGQKIEIYEGDDKLPILEGINLELTVKEIFGWLSFGS, encoded by the coding sequence ATGACTATAGCCATTAAACGCCAGATTACACTAGAAGATTTTGTCAAGTTACCAGAAACAAAGCCAGCATCAGAATTTATTAACGGGGAAATCCTGCAAAAACCTATGCCACAAGGTGAACACAGCTTAATTCAGACTACTTTTATTGAAGTTGTCAATGGACTAACCAGAAGTCAAAAAATTGCCATAGCTTTCTCAGAACTACGTTGTACTTTTGGTGGTAGCACCATTGTTCCTGATATTGCGGTGTTCCGGTGGGAGAGAATTCCTAAAACTGAGTCTGGGAGAATTGCTAACCGGTTTGAAATTCATCCCGACTGGGTAATAGAAATTCTTTCTCCTGAACAACAACAGAAAAAAGTATTAACTAAATTATTGCATTGTTCCCGAAATGGAACTGAATTAGGTTGGTTACTAAATCCAGAGGAAGAAAGTGTATTAACTGTATTTCCTGGACAAAAAATAGAAATATATGAAGGTGATGATAAATTACCAATTTTGGAAGGTATTAATTTAGAATTGACAGTTAAGGAAATTTTTGGTTGGTTGAGTTTTGGTTCATGA